A stretch of DNA from Rhodococcus sp. NBC_00297:
GCGAGCTCGCCGACCGCATCGAGAATCTCGCGCGCTGAACCACCAGTCCGAACCCAGAACGTCCGAATCACACGAAGGAGCACACACCCCATGGCCGAACGCGTCATCCTCGCCTACTCCGGCGGTCTCGACACCTCTGTCGCCATCAGCTGGATCGGCCGCGAGACCGGCAAGGAGGTGGTCGCCGTGGCGATCGACCTCGGCCAGGGTGGCGAGGACATGGAGGTCATTCGGCAGCGCGCACTCGACTGCGGCGCCGTCGAAGCCGTCGTCGTCGACGCTCGGGACGAGTTCGCGGACGAGTACTGCCTGCCGACCATCCAGTCGAACGCCCTCTACATGGACCGCTACCCGCTGGTGTCGGCCATCAGCCGTCCCCTCATCGTCAAGCACCTCGTCGAGAACGCGCGCTCGCACGGCGGCACCGTCGTCGCTCACGGCTGCACCGGCAAGGGCAACGACCAGGTGCGCTTCGAGGTCGGTTTCAACACGCTCGCGCCCGAGCTCGAGGTGCTGGCCCCCGTGCGCGACTACGCCTGGACCCGCGAGAAGGCCATCGCCTTCGCCGAGGAGAACAGCATCCCCATCAACGTCACCAAGAAGTCGCCGTTCTCGATCGACCAGAACGTGTGGGGTCGCGCCGTGGAGACCGGGTTCCTCGAGGATCTGTGGAACGCCCCGACCAAGGACGTCTACGACTACACCGAGGATCCGACGGCCAACTTCAACGCGCCGGACGAGCTGGTCATCACGTTCGACAAGGGACGCCCGATCGCCATCGACGGCCGCCCGGTGTCGGTGCTGCAGGCGATCCAGGAACTGAACACCCGTGCGGGCAAGCAGGGTGTCGGCCGCCTCGACGTGGTCGAGGACCGGCTCGTCGGCATCAAGAGCCGCGAGGTCTACGAGGCTCCCGGCGCCATGGTCCTGATCCGTGCCCACGAGGAGCTCGAGCACGTCACCCTCGAACGCGAGCTCGGCCGCTACAAGCGGCACACGGACCAGAAGTGGGCCGAGCAGGTCTACGACGGCCTGTGGTTCTCGCCGCTCAAGGGTGCACTCGACACCTTCGTCCAGCACACCCAGGAGCACGTGTCCGGCGAGATCCGCCTGGTGCTGCACGCCGGCACCGTCGTCGTGAACGGTCGTCGCAGCGGGGAGTCGCTGTACGACTTCAACCTCGCGACCTACGACGCGGGCGACACCTTCGATCAGTCGTCGGCCAAGGGCTTCGTGCAGCTGCACGGCCTGTCGTCCAAGATCGCGGCCAGCCGTGACCGTGGCGCGGTGGCGGCGCAGGGACAGTCGGACCTGTGACGTCACCCGCTCACGGCACCAACGCGGGCGCTCTGTGGGGTGGGCGCTTCGCGTCGGGTCCCGCGGAAGCCATGGCGGCGCTGAGCAAGTCGACCCACTTCGACTGGGTGCTCGCCCCGTACGACGTCCGTGCCTCCAAGGCTCACGCACGTGTGCTCAACTCGGCCGGCCTGCTGACGGCGGGCGATCTCGAGGCGATGCTCACCGGCCTCGATCAGCTCGCCGCCGACGTCGACTCGGGTGCGTTCGGTCCCGCAGAGTCCGACGAGGACGTGCACGGCGCACTCGAGCGCGGGCTGATCGACCGGGTCGGACCCGAGCTCGGCGGCAGGTTGCGTGCCGGCAGGTCGCGCAACGACCAGGTCGCGACCCTGTTCCGGATGTGGCTGCGGGACGCGGTGCGGCGGGTGTCGGCGGGCGTGCTGGACGTGGTCGAGGCCCTCACCGCGCAGGCGCAGGCACATCCCGACGCGGCGATGCCGGGCAAGACGCACTCGCAGGCCGCGCAGCCGGTCCTGCTCGCGCATCATCTGCTCGCACACACCCATCCGCTGCTGCGGGACGTGCAGCGCTTCCGGGACTTCGACGGCCGCGCCGCGGTGTCGCCCTACGGTTCGGGCGCCCTGGCGGGCTCGTCGCTCGGACTCGACCCGGAGAAGATCGCCGCGGAGCTCGGGTTCGACGGTTCCGCGGAGAACTCGATCGACGCGACGAGTTCGCGCGACTTCGCCGCCGAGGCGGCGTTCGTCCTGGCCATGACTGCCGTGGACCTGTCGCGGCTCGCCGAGGAGATCGTGTCGTGGAGCACCCCGGAGTACGGCTACGTGACACTCGCCGACGCATGGTCGACGG
This window harbors:
- a CDS encoding argininosuccinate synthase — encoded protein: MAERVILAYSGGLDTSVAISWIGRETGKEVVAVAIDLGQGGEDMEVIRQRALDCGAVEAVVVDARDEFADEYCLPTIQSNALYMDRYPLVSAISRPLIVKHLVENARSHGGTVVAHGCTGKGNDQVRFEVGFNTLAPELEVLAPVRDYAWTREKAIAFAEENSIPINVTKKSPFSIDQNVWGRAVETGFLEDLWNAPTKDVYDYTEDPTANFNAPDELVITFDKGRPIAIDGRPVSVLQAIQELNTRAGKQGVGRLDVVEDRLVGIKSREVYEAPGAMVLIRAHEELEHVTLERELGRYKRHTDQKWAEQVYDGLWFSPLKGALDTFVQHTQEHVSGEIRLVLHAGTVVVNGRRSGESLYDFNLATYDAGDTFDQSSAKGFVQLHGLSSKIAASRDRGAVAAQGQSDL
- the argH gene encoding argininosuccinate lyase, with the protein product MTSPAHGTNAGALWGGRFASGPAEAMAALSKSTHFDWVLAPYDVRASKAHARVLNSAGLLTAGDLEAMLTGLDQLAADVDSGAFGPAESDEDVHGALERGLIDRVGPELGGRLRAGRSRNDQVATLFRMWLRDAVRRVSAGVLDVVEALTAQAQAHPDAAMPGKTHSQAAQPVLLAHHLLAHTHPLLRDVQRFRDFDGRAAVSPYGSGALAGSSLGLDPEKIAAELGFDGSAENSIDATSSRDFAAEAAFVLAMTAVDLSRLAEEIVSWSTPEYGYVTLADAWSTGSSIMPQKKNPDVAELTRGKTGRLIGNLTGLLATLKAQPLAYNRDLQEDKEPVFDSVLQLEMLLPALTGLVSTLTFHTDRLRELAPAGFTLATDIAEWLVRNGVPFRHAHEVAGDCVRRAESRGVGLDELTDEEFATIDPALTPEVRSVLTVDGSIGSRDSRGGTAPARVAEQIIVVQRTAGELRTWITA